The following are from one region of the Ruficoccus sp. ZRK36 genome:
- a CDS encoding CusA/CzcA family heavy metal efflux RND transporter, translating to MLQKLIDCALRNKLVVVLLTLAVMASGYWSYKQLPVDAFPDVSPALVQVFTVTSGLGPEEVEKFVTFPVEASMSGLPDVEEIRSVSNFGLSVVSVYFKDGTDIYHARQLVGERLSEAREAIHDGFGEPQMGPISTGQGLVLYYNLIDTTGQYSLEELRSIQDWVVKYNLQTVPGVTEVLGIGGQVKQFQVNVDPDALLRYNLSLGEVIERIKANNQNVGGQFIEHNGEMFIVRSEGLVGDQRDLERIVITHEDGTPVYLEDVATVDIGGEIRQGMQTRNGEGEVVSGMVIKLYGSNSSTVIEAVEKKLAEIEKALPEGVIIDAYYQQKTLVQAAVGTVTRALLQGIGLVVLVLLVFIGGFRPSLVVAISIPFSVLFAAIAMYYFGISANLMSLGGLAIAIGMMVDGTIVMVENSDRLLRQADARESKFRVIARACREVAQPITFAILIVVLVFIPLFTLQGVEGKMFRPLAYTVALAMFGSLIYALIGAPVYSALLMRKPRRKKDAAHGESRDIWIVRALVSVYRPIVGLFVRVRVLAVMLSVLLLALGAWIFPRLGSEFTPRLMEGDIIANLTMAPSVSLGETMRNSLIAEKRLLTVPEIEQAVSRIGRGEVGAHADPINTVHMMVVLKPKDQWRAGFTQIDVENAMREALEGMPGVQVNITQPIQLSVDELIGGSKAQLAIKLFGADLDVLKVKGEEIADVVNGIEGAADVQTGQVIGSPQIVIRPDREAIARHGLNLSEVQELIEAAVGGVEAGQIYEGVQRYDIYVRYQEQARDSLEDLSHLIVRTSEGTLIPLDEVATIDEIVGPRQIVRENNQRYLEIQANVVGRDIGGFVAEAQTAIEAQVELPSGYLVSWGGQYELQQEANKRLAVVVPVTLALIMLLIYMSFGSVKNTALILLNIPLALVGGVAGLWLAGENLSVPSSIGFIALFGIALGNGMVLMTYLNQLVREGKNVDDASIEGACLRVRPVLMTAGTTLLGLLPLLLATGTGSEVQRPLALVVIGGLLSSTVLTLLVIPALYKWFAINPRLEA from the coding sequence ATGTTACAGAAACTCATTGATTGCGCCCTGCGCAACAAGCTCGTGGTGGTGCTCCTGACGCTCGCCGTGATGGCGAGCGGCTACTGGAGCTACAAGCAGTTGCCCGTGGACGCATTTCCGGATGTCTCTCCGGCGCTCGTACAGGTCTTTACGGTGACATCCGGGCTCGGCCCTGAAGAGGTTGAGAAGTTCGTCACTTTTCCCGTGGAGGCCTCGATGAGCGGCCTGCCCGACGTGGAGGAAATTCGCTCGGTCTCGAACTTCGGACTGTCCGTGGTGAGTGTCTACTTTAAGGACGGCACGGACATCTACCACGCCCGCCAACTGGTGGGTGAGCGTTTGTCTGAGGCACGCGAGGCGATCCACGATGGCTTTGGAGAGCCACAGATGGGGCCTATCTCAACCGGGCAGGGGCTGGTGCTCTATTACAACCTCATCGATACCACTGGGCAGTACAGTCTGGAGGAACTACGCAGCATTCAGGACTGGGTGGTGAAGTACAACCTCCAGACTGTTCCTGGTGTGACTGAGGTGCTCGGCATTGGCGGGCAGGTCAAGCAGTTCCAGGTCAATGTCGACCCTGACGCTCTGCTGCGCTACAATCTGAGCCTGGGCGAGGTCATCGAGCGCATCAAGGCGAACAACCAGAACGTCGGCGGGCAGTTCATCGAGCACAACGGCGAGATGTTTATCGTCCGCTCGGAGGGGCTGGTCGGAGACCAGAGAGATCTGGAGCGCATCGTGATCACGCACGAGGACGGCACTCCGGTATACCTGGAAGATGTCGCCACGGTAGACATCGGCGGCGAGATCCGGCAGGGCATGCAGACCCGCAACGGGGAGGGCGAGGTGGTCTCCGGCATGGTGATCAAGCTCTACGGCTCAAATTCTTCCACGGTGATCGAAGCGGTGGAAAAGAAACTGGCGGAGATTGAGAAGGCTTTACCCGAGGGCGTGATCATCGACGCGTACTATCAGCAGAAAACGCTCGTGCAGGCCGCTGTCGGCACTGTCACCCGTGCGCTGCTTCAGGGGATCGGGCTGGTGGTGCTGGTCCTGCTGGTCTTCATCGGTGGCTTCAGGCCCAGTCTGGTGGTGGCGATTTCGATCCCGTTCTCGGTTTTGTTCGCGGCCATCGCGATGTACTACTTTGGCATCTCCGCCAACCTCATGTCGCTGGGCGGGCTCGCAATCGCTATCGGCATGATGGTGGACGGGACCATCGTCATGGTCGAGAATTCCGACCGTCTCCTGCGGCAGGCGGATGCGCGCGAATCCAAGTTTCGCGTGATCGCGCGCGCCTGCCGGGAGGTGGCGCAGCCGATCACCTTTGCGATCCTGATTGTCGTGCTGGTCTTTATCCCGCTGTTCACGCTTCAGGGGGTGGAGGGCAAGATGTTTCGCCCGCTGGCTTATACCGTGGCGCTGGCCATGTTTGGGTCGCTCATCTACGCGCTGATCGGGGCACCGGTTTACTCCGCTCTGCTGATGCGTAAGCCCCGCCGGAAAAAGGATGCTGCCCACGGGGAGAGCAGGGATATCTGGATCGTCCGCGCATTAGTATCCGTTTATCGCCCGATCGTGGGACTGTTCGTGCGTGTGCGCGTCTTGGCGGTTATGCTTTCGGTGCTGCTGCTCGCGCTGGGTGCGTGGATATTCCCCAGGCTGGGGTCGGAGTTCACGCCGCGTCTGATGGAGGGCGACATCATTGCCAATCTCACGATGGCGCCCTCGGTCTCGCTGGGGGAGACCATGCGCAACAGCCTGATTGCGGAGAAGCGTCTGCTGACGGTTCCCGAGATCGAGCAAGCCGTCTCGCGCATCGGTCGAGGTGAGGTCGGCGCCCATGCCGACCCGATCAACACCGTGCACATGATGGTCGTACTCAAACCCAAGGATCAATGGCGGGCGGGCTTTACCCAAATCGACGTAGAAAACGCCATGCGCGAAGCGCTGGAGGGCATGCCGGGCGTGCAGGTCAATATCACCCAGCCCATCCAGCTCTCCGTGGACGAGCTCATCGGTGGCTCAAAAGCCCAGCTCGCGATCAAGCTTTTCGGGGCGGACCTGGATGTGCTCAAGGTCAAGGGCGAGGAAATCGCCGACGTGGTCAACGGCATTGAAGGCGCCGCCGACGTGCAGACCGGCCAGGTTATTGGCTCCCCACAGATCGTTATCCGGCCCGACCGCGAGGCCATCGCCCGGCATGGACTCAATCTCTCTGAAGTGCAGGAGCTGATCGAGGCCGCCGTCGGTGGCGTCGAGGCTGGGCAGATCTACGAGGGCGTCCAGCGCTACGATATCTACGTGCGCTATCAGGAGCAGGCACGTGATTCGCTGGAAGATTTGAGCCATCTGATCGTGCGAACCTCAGAGGGTACACTGATCCCACTGGACGAAGTAGCCACGATCGATGAAATCGTAGGGCCTCGACAGATCGTCCGCGAGAACAACCAGCGTTATCTGGAAATCCAGGCCAATGTCGTGGGCCGCGACATCGGAGGTTTCGTGGCCGAGGCACAGACCGCCATCGAGGCGCAGGTCGAGCTCCCCTCGGGATACCTGGTGTCGTGGGGCGGCCAATACGAGCTCCAGCAGGAGGCGAACAAGCGCCTGGCAGTCGTCGTGCCGGTCACGCTCGCCCTCATCATGTTGTTGATCTACATGTCATTCGGGTCGGTAAAGAACACAGCGCTTATCCTGCTAAATATCCCGCTGGCTCTGGTCGGCGGCGTGGCCGGACTCTGGCTGGCGGGGGAGAATCTCTCTGTGCCGTCCAGTATCGGTTTCATCGCGCTGTTTGGCATCGCCCTGGGTAACGGGATGGTGCTAATGACTTACCTGAACCAGCTTGTCCGTGAAGGCAAAAACGTGGACGACGCCAGTATCGAAGGAGCCTGCCTGCGCGTGCGCCCGGTGCTGATGACCGCAGGGACGACGCTGCTGGGGCTGCTGCCGCTGCTACTGGCTACCGGAACGGGAAGCGAGGTGCAGCGGCCGCTGGCGCTGGTCGTCATTGGCGGCTTGCTATCCTCCACTGTGCTGACGCTGCTGGTCATTCCAGCACTGTATAAGTGGTTTGCCATTAACCCGAGGCTGGAGGCCTGA
- a CDS encoding glycoside hydrolase family 31 protein — translation MYFNKYPFSQNFQFASGYEPKAHFQFAGETRPVEVNTCRPGIFRLTVRGASWDENYSQAELNPEAVEDGQPYQLEITPEGAIHLSNTDGQTLLQSLPQRTFGKCGTASMFRFCHQQEYRYYGAGSKVTGFEHTGLRTKFWNTDVFADFPLEQIVAGRPDPYYVSVPYLIIQTPAGWVGLLYNNPQATFLSIAARLKIESFTQVCTGDEDAILIGAESGQPDLFILAAPTLAALTRQFQQMVGTTPRPPLWALGYQQSRWGYRSVSQLQALREDFEQHDIPVDGLWLDIDYMDGFRVFTADPAENPDFAEEVMALSKAGHPVVPIIDPGVKMDPDYDVYQTGHAQNAFCKNPEGTEFVGLVWPGLTVFPDFSREEVRQWWADQAETFARQGFVGAWLDMNDPAAGKSNPYDMRFGADGEHPHETYHNQYALGMARATREGFERAHPEKRIFLLTRSNFLSGGKYAAVWTGDNVANFHYLRMMIPTCLNLSLSGIPFNGADVGGFDGDTCPELLRAWFKAAFLTPFFRNHSVLNSIKQEPWAFDQKTLEICRAFIRLRYLLMPYLYQQFIAQQEWGDAIMRPLFYDFNSSDELDLSYVDDAFMVGPSILHAPCLSEDETKRRIPLPAGQDWYQPFEDEWTTGGSPLQYTENAETSGVFFREGSIIPLRQDEPSANATDLLHVNFLIVGRPGTEREFSYHYTADDGDSLSYQDGVISTMDIHVRISEKRIEVEWAQPIDRYGKIVPAFSFVGAFDEIRVNGASVEAGENDFSKLWQHTMKGVRGTPSPTPFCGASV, via the coding sequence ATGTACTTTAACAAATACCCATTCAGCCAAAACTTCCAGTTCGCCAGCGGCTACGAGCCTAAGGCGCATTTCCAATTCGCAGGTGAGACACGACCGGTGGAGGTGAACACCTGCCGTCCGGGCATATTCCGGCTGACCGTTCGCGGTGCGTCCTGGGATGAAAACTACTCTCAGGCAGAGCTGAATCCGGAAGCCGTCGAGGACGGTCAACCTTACCAACTTGAAATCACCCCTGAGGGCGCGATACACCTGAGCAACACCGATGGGCAGACACTGCTCCAGTCTTTGCCTCAGCGTACGTTTGGTAAATGTGGCACCGCATCGATGTTCCGCTTCTGCCATCAGCAGGAGTACCGCTACTACGGGGCGGGGTCAAAAGTCACGGGATTCGAGCACACAGGCCTTCGCACGAAATTCTGGAACACCGATGTATTCGCCGATTTCCCGCTTGAGCAGATCGTGGCAGGTCGGCCCGACCCGTACTACGTTTCGGTACCCTACCTGATCATCCAGACGCCAGCTGGCTGGGTCGGCCTGCTTTATAATAACCCGCAGGCCACCTTTCTATCCATTGCTGCCCGGCTGAAGATCGAAAGCTTCACCCAAGTATGCACGGGAGATGAAGATGCCATCCTGATCGGAGCCGAGAGCGGCCAGCCTGATTTGTTCATCCTGGCGGCTCCTACCCTGGCGGCACTGACAAGACAGTTCCAGCAAATGGTGGGCACGACTCCGCGGCCGCCCCTGTGGGCTCTGGGCTACCAACAGTCGCGGTGGGGTTACCGCTCGGTGAGCCAGCTTCAGGCGCTCAGAGAGGACTTTGAGCAGCATGACATCCCGGTTGACGGGCTATGGCTGGACATTGACTACATGGACGGTTTCCGCGTCTTCACCGCCGACCCCGCAGAGAACCCGGACTTCGCAGAGGAGGTCATGGCACTGAGTAAGGCTGGGCACCCTGTCGTCCCCATCATTGACCCCGGCGTGAAGATGGACCCTGACTACGATGTCTATCAGACTGGGCATGCTCAGAATGCCTTTTGCAAGAACCCGGAGGGGACAGAGTTCGTCGGGTTGGTCTGGCCGGGGCTGACCGTGTTTCCGGATTTTTCCCGCGAGGAAGTCCGCCAGTGGTGGGCCGACCAGGCCGAGACATTCGCACGACAGGGATTCGTCGGCGCCTGGCTGGACATGAACGACCCGGCGGCGGGGAAAAGTAATCCCTACGATATGCGCTTTGGTGCGGATGGTGAGCACCCGCACGAAACGTACCACAACCAGTACGCCCTCGGCATGGCCCGCGCAACGCGGGAGGGATTTGAGCGCGCGCACCCCGAGAAGAGAATATTCCTGCTCACCCGGTCCAACTTTCTCTCTGGGGGCAAATACGCGGCGGTGTGGACAGGCGATAATGTAGCGAACTTCCACTACCTTCGGATGATGATCCCCACCTGCCTCAACCTCAGCCTGAGCGGCATTCCTTTCAACGGAGCTGATGTCGGAGGCTTCGATGGAGACACATGCCCGGAACTGCTTCGGGCGTGGTTCAAGGCCGCCTTTCTCACTCCATTCTTCAGGAACCACTCTGTCCTCAACAGCATAAAACAAGAGCCCTGGGCCTTTGACCAGAAGACGCTGGAGATTTGCCGTGCCTTTATTCGCCTGCGCTACCTGCTGATGCCCTATCTCTATCAGCAGTTCATCGCTCAACAGGAATGGGGTGACGCCATCATGCGCCCCTTGTTCTATGATTTTAACAGCAGCGATGAGCTTGACCTGAGCTATGTTGACGACGCCTTCATGGTCGGGCCTTCCATTCTGCACGCCCCCTGCCTGTCCGAAGACGAAACCAAACGCCGCATCCCCCTACCCGCTGGGCAGGATTGGTATCAGCCCTTCGAGGACGAGTGGACGACGGGAGGAAGCCCGCTGCAGTATACTGAAAATGCCGAAACAAGCGGGGTGTTTTTCAGAGAAGGATCAATAATCCCGCTGCGGCAGGATGAGCCCTCCGCGAATGCCACAGACCTGCTCCATGTTAATTTCCTCATCGTCGGGCGCCCCGGCACTGAGCGAGAATTTTCTTACCATTACACCGCTGACGACGGAGACAGCCTGTCGTACCAGGACGGAGTCATTTCGACCATGGACATCCACGTGCGGATAAGTGAAAAGCGCATAGAGGTCGAGTGGGCACAGCCAATCGACAGATACGGGAAAATTGTTCCGGCATTCTCCTTCGTGGGTGCCTTTGATGAAATTCGCGTGAACGGCGCATCGGTCGAGGCAGGTGAAAACGACTTTTCCAAGTTGTGGCAGCACACCATGAAGGGAGTTCGAGGGACACCTTCCCCCACTCCATTTTGCGGAGCCTCGGTTTAG
- a CDS encoding efflux RND transporter periplasmic adaptor subunit encodes MRPTLFLATLLGLSQATLAYSDTDTHDHGDHSGHSHADEGSPADGHGDEDEHHDHEEGVVVLSPEVLEEFGIELAQAGPGTLHEEVILPGEIQFNREHVAYVTPRYASTVLEIKARLADPVKQGQVLAMLESTDTLRPFEITAPFDGVITAYEITQGETVEAGAPLFTVADLSTLWADLRIYQRDLGKVTRGQPVLITGGHEGGEFRGTVGYIAPVIDEHTRTGLVRVVVENAEGLWKPGQFIKGSVTVGNHHADIVIPRTAVLDYEGQTVVFVQTDDGFEPRPIVLGHGDADSLAVESGLEPGETYVAQNPISLKAELGKGSFGGHQH; translated from the coding sequence ATGCGACCCACACTATTTCTCGCTACGCTGTTGGGGCTGTCCCAGGCGACGCTCGCGTATTCAGATACGGATACGCATGACCACGGTGATCACTCCGGACATAGCCATGCCGATGAAGGCTCCCCCGCCGACGGGCATGGCGACGAGGACGAGCATCACGACCACGAGGAGGGCGTCGTGGTGCTCTCGCCGGAGGTGCTGGAGGAGTTCGGCATCGAGCTGGCGCAGGCCGGGCCGGGCACCTTGCACGAGGAAGTGATTCTCCCCGGCGAGATTCAGTTCAATCGTGAACATGTCGCCTACGTGACGCCCCGCTATGCCAGCACCGTACTGGAGATCAAGGCACGGCTTGCGGACCCGGTTAAGCAGGGGCAGGTCCTGGCCATGCTGGAAAGCACGGACACGCTTCGACCCTTTGAGATCACGGCACCCTTTGACGGTGTCATTACGGCCTATGAGATTACGCAGGGTGAAACGGTGGAGGCGGGCGCCCCTCTGTTTACCGTGGCTGATCTGTCCACACTCTGGGCGGACCTGCGTATTTACCAGCGCGATCTCGGTAAGGTCACCCGAGGGCAGCCGGTACTCATAACCGGCGGGCATGAGGGCGGTGAGTTTCGCGGCACGGTTGGGTACATCGCTCCGGTTATCGACGAGCACACCCGTACCGGGCTGGTCCGGGTCGTGGTAGAAAATGCGGAGGGACTCTGGAAGCCCGGTCAGTTCATCAAGGGAAGCGTCACGGTTGGTAATCACCATGCGGACATCGTGATCCCGCGCACAGCGGTCCTCGACTACGAGGGCCAGACGGTCGTGTTTGTGCAGACGGACGATGGCTTCGAGCCGCGTCCGATTGTACTCGGACACGGTGATGCCGATTCGCTGGCCGTCGAAAGCGGCCTGGAGCCGGGAGAGACTTACGTCGCACAAAACCCGATTTCGCTGAAGGCGGAACTGGGCAAAGGCTCATTCGGCGGACACCAGCACTAA
- a CDS encoding alginate lyase family protein has protein sequence MLEPVQEALAADDTETAKALYLDYRRDFTDSQWQELFRNHFHETRIEQNPVAIADAIVEGRIPVQGIIPPEYREDPLYIDFGETINWTANPVPTESPVYTREFEYYINRMPFWRPLADAYLLTGDERYTQAWVEQMQSWMAQDATKDSPEQAALIWRSLEAAIRMDDTWPYAYVSFIDAEAFTPDTNYTFVKSAMEHAEYLAGVLKAGPRRTGNWVANEALGLLTLAMLFPEWKASPAYREQALARLEKEMSRQVNADGSQKELSPWYHDVTISRFRRALDLLKTAGTSPSAYFEQGLRSMYAYERAMMDQAGNVPMFNDGLPLNTKSTLRSSLDLWDDPEISYVVSGGDQGQAPALCDWLPDAGYAIFRSGWSPDDFTLWFDAGPPGIEHFHQDRLGLILSVGGRELLTEAGHCIYDSSEWRSYALGTAAHNTLLVDGKQQHASGSQTKVENRWCATPGFVLAEGVYDAGYQQAVYERRNYWPIGYEGELDKSIRHVRSVLYLEPALFVVWDRLLGSGHHRYEALFHFDAPTEIDAETLAVSAHDSEGRGIELYPLESSALEVSSVSGQTDPVLGWRTFKRHPLHTIIYAKEAEAPASFVNILMPVMQGHPTLNASAKAPGKWNLEAGEKSWQLMLSPDGQTPQKWSPEALPELQINTLLGIQGRADDGSEWAGADGAVSFSLGETTYTLSSTSTVYFVRTKSADGVSYELQNAKGAQDIVLISEDNSRQPITPGGSITFDLH, from the coding sequence ATGCTCGAGCCTGTGCAGGAGGCGCTTGCTGCGGACGACACAGAGACTGCCAAGGCGCTCTACCTGGATTATCGCCGGGACTTCACAGACTCGCAGTGGCAGGAACTCTTCAGAAACCATTTCCACGAGACCAGGATTGAGCAAAATCCGGTCGCTATCGCTGACGCCATCGTCGAGGGGCGTATTCCGGTGCAGGGGATTATCCCACCAGAGTACCGCGAAGACCCGCTCTATATCGACTTCGGAGAGACTATCAACTGGACTGCGAATCCCGTCCCGACCGAGTCACCTGTATACACCCGCGAGTTCGAATACTACATCAACCGCATGCCCTTCTGGCGCCCGCTGGCCGATGCCTACCTGCTCACGGGAGATGAGCGCTACACGCAGGCCTGGGTCGAGCAGATGCAAAGCTGGATGGCACAAGATGCCACCAAGGACTCCCCCGAACAGGCTGCCCTGATATGGCGCTCACTCGAAGCCGCCATACGCATGGACGACACGTGGCCCTACGCCTACGTCAGCTTCATAGATGCGGAAGCGTTCACGCCGGACACAAACTATACTTTCGTCAAGTCCGCGATGGAGCATGCCGAGTACCTGGCAGGCGTGCTCAAGGCCGGCCCCCGCAGGACGGGGAACTGGGTCGCGAATGAAGCGCTCGGCCTGCTGACGCTTGCCATGCTGTTCCCGGAGTGGAAGGCCTCTCCGGCATACCGGGAGCAGGCTCTGGCTAGACTGGAGAAAGAGATGAGCCGTCAGGTCAACGCTGATGGCTCGCAGAAAGAGCTGAGCCCCTGGTACCACGACGTGACGATCTCCCGCTTCCGTCGGGCGCTGGACCTACTGAAAACGGCCGGGACAAGCCCCAGCGCGTACTTTGAGCAGGGTCTGCGGAGCATGTACGCCTATGAGCGGGCCATGATGGACCAGGCCGGTAATGTCCCGATGTTTAACGACGGTCTGCCGCTCAATACAAAAAGCACGCTGCGCTCATCCCTCGATCTGTGGGACGACCCGGAAATTTCCTATGTGGTGTCGGGAGGAGATCAAGGGCAAGCTCCCGCCCTTTGCGATTGGCTCCCGGATGCCGGCTACGCGATCTTTCGCAGTGGATGGAGCCCCGATGACTTTACGCTGTGGTTCGATGCTGGCCCTCCCGGCATCGAGCACTTCCACCAGGACCGTCTCGGCTTGATACTGTCAGTAGGCGGGCGGGAGCTGCTCACGGAGGCGGGCCACTGTATCTACGACAGCTCCGAGTGGCGCAGCTACGCGCTCGGCACTGCAGCCCACAACACCCTACTCGTCGATGGCAAGCAACAGCATGCGAGCGGATCGCAGACCAAAGTCGAAAACCGATGGTGTGCCACCCCTGGGTTTGTGCTGGCCGAGGGTGTCTATGACGCCGGCTATCAGCAGGCCGTTTATGAGCGGCGCAACTATTGGCCGATCGGGTACGAGGGCGAGCTGGACAAGAGCATTCGCCATGTCCGCAGCGTACTGTACCTGGAGCCGGCTCTGTTTGTGGTCTGGGACCGTCTACTAGGGAGTGGCCATCACCGCTACGAAGCTCTCTTCCACTTCGACGCACCGACGGAGATCGATGCCGAAACGCTGGCCGTCTCGGCCCATGACAGCGAGGGGCGAGGCATCGAGTTGTACCCGCTTGAGAGCAGCGCACTAGAGGTTTCCAGCGTGTCCGGTCAAACGGACCCCGTGCTCGGATGGCGGACGTTCAAGCGGCACCCGCTGCATACCATCATCTATGCAAAAGAGGCCGAAGCTCCCGCCAGCTTTGTCAACATCCTCATGCCCGTCATGCAGGGCCACCCGACTCTCAACGCTAGCGCAAAGGCTCCCGGCAAGTGGAACCTGGAGGCAGGAGAAAAGTCCTGGCAGCTCATGCTCTCACCTGATGGGCAAACTCCGCAGAAGTGGTCGCCCGAGGCCCTTCCGGAACTCCAGATAAACACTCTGCTGGGGATACAAGGCCGTGCTGACGACGGCTCCGAGTGGGCCGGAGCGGACGGCGCGGTGAGCTTTAGCCTCGGCGAGACGACTTACACGCTATCGAGCACCAGCACTGTTTACTTCGTCCGGACAAAGTCAGCAGACGGAGTCAGCTATGAGCTCCAAAACGCCAAGGGAGCGCAGGATATTGTCCTGATCTCCGAGGACAACAGCCGTCAACCCATCACTCCAGGCGGATCCATCACCTTCGACCTTCACTAG